Proteins from a genomic interval of Lolium perenne isolate Kyuss_39 chromosome 1, Kyuss_2.0, whole genome shotgun sequence:
- the LOC127303415 gene encoding uncharacterized protein — MHNENRKAASTQSKGLPCYPAMEVLPCIAALLLSCSLAVQATVPTGTIERVSKQQILASIPPGGHASPPVLFLTSPSGKYAAYFVRTHTVPGAGGLGADFCYVEVTMAGGVKAGEGEGSGGSVWESECRPVSTVNTCTLLFSWHGLEVFDGSDEVWHGETNTDGTNFLQTLELVDDGDMRVRDKDGELAWRASDEGRHGQHCGAPGSPGLNAALPPFAEPIGAHSSNLPFGQVQGGNGHAAELPQAAELGDGVATGVGAGALGDAYGIAPTPGNAVAGAGPLGDGYGIPQTAGPLGDGYGIAPGAGAGAFGDVAGQGEAVTAAGAGGGVAGTTGFGSQPLVDNSPYDSAACKDGRGAYLAAIGAAVFVSAMALGF, encoded by the coding sequence ATGCACAACGAGAACCGCAAAGCAGCCAGCACACAAAGTAAAGGCCTACCTTGCTACCCAGCCATGGAAGTCCTCCCTTGCATagccgccctcctcctctcctGCTCCCTCGCAGTTCAGGCGACAGTGCCCACCGGCACGATAGAGCGCGTGTCCAAGCAGCAGATCCTGGCGAGCATCCCGCCAGGAGGGCACGCCAGCCCGCCGGTGCTATTCCTGACGTCTCCGTCCGGCAAGTACGCCGCCTACTTCGTACGCACCCACACCGTCCCAGGCGCCGGCGGGCTTGGCGCCGATTTCTGCTACGTCGAGGTGACGATGGCCGGTGGCGTCAAAGCCGGCGAGGGCGAAGGCAGCGGCGGGAGCGTGTGGGAGTCGGAGTGCCGGCCGGTGAGCACGGTGAACACGTGCACGCTGCTCTTCTCGTGGCACGGGCTTGAGGTGTTCGACGGGAGCGATGAGGTATGGCACGGGGAGACCAACACCGACGGGACCAACTTCCTCCAGACTCTCGAGCTGGTCGACGACGGCGACATGCGCGTCCGCGACAAGGACGGCGAGCTCGCCTGGCGAGCCAGCGACGAGGGGCGCCACGGGCAGCACTGTGGAGCGCCGGGATCCCCAGGTCTCAATGCCGCGCTGCCGCCTTTCGCGGAGCCCATCGGTGCGCACAGCAGCAACCTCCCCTTCGGTCAGGTGCAGGGCGGCAATGGCCACGCGGCCGAGCTACCGCAGGCGGCAGAGCTTGGCGATGGAGTTGCTACAGGGGTCGGAGCAGGTGCCTTGGGCGACGCCTACGGAATTGCACCGACGCCAGGGAATGCTGTCGCGGGAGCAGGACCATTGGGTGACGGGTACGGAATTCCTCAGACGGCCGGACCGCTGGGAGACGGCTACGGCATTGCACCGGGTGCTGGTGCAGGAGCCTTTGGTGACGTGGCCGGACAGGGAGAGGCGGTGACGGCGGCGGGGGCTGGGGGAGGTGTGGCGGGAACGACAGGATTCGGCAGCCAGCCGCTGGTGGATAACAGCCCCTACGACAGTGCAGCCTGCAAGGACGGCCGTGGGGCCTATCTTGCAGCCATTGGAGCTGCGGTATTTGTTAGTGCAATGGCCTTAGGTTTCTGA